Proteins encoded in a region of the Streptomyces sp. NBC_01298 genome:
- a CDS encoding phosphocholine-specific phospholipase C: MDQLNRRRFLQLAGGTTALTMLGESIARAAAIPAQGTTGSIADVEHIVVLMQENRSFDHYFGALRGVRGFGDPRPVTLPSGKSVWHQSDGTKETLPFRPPSEDLGMEFLQGLNHDWAGGQSAFNKGRYDNWVPAKTATTMAHLTRQDIPFHYALADAFTICDAYHCSFIGSTDPNRYYLWSGHTGNDGKGGGPVLNNAEAGYGWTTYPERLEAAGVSWKVYQDIGDGLDAAGSWGWIDDAYRGNYGDNSLLYFNTYRDAQPGSALHEKARTGTNAAAGEGYFDKLRADVVGGTLPQISWIAAPEAFSEHSNWPSNYGAWYISQVLDALTADPDVWAKTALFITYDENDGFFDHVVPPYAPASAAQGLSTTPTALDVFPGKAGYVAGPYGLGPRVPMLVVSPWSTGGYACSETFDHTSVIRFMEQRFGVHEPNISPWRRAVCGDLTSAFDFARKDTAQAPLPDTDGWYPPDRERHPDFRATPPSQGVMPRQEKGPRRTRALKYAPYVDGSALVSEGKFRLTFSGGPELGAQFYVTSGNRTDAPWTYTTEAGKSIADTWNTAYSAGSTDLTVHGPNGFLRAFRNPGTTPGPEVTARHDAATGNLDLALTNAGATTVTLTLTNAYGGGPKRLKVPKGATVRHTVSLKNTRRWYDVTVTASGTPGFLRRFAGTVETGRTGLSDPAILTERSS, encoded by the coding sequence ATGGACCAACTCAATCGTCGGCGTTTCCTGCAGCTCGCGGGCGGAACCACCGCCCTGACGATGCTGGGCGAGAGCATCGCCCGTGCCGCCGCGATCCCCGCACAGGGGACCACCGGCTCCATCGCGGACGTCGAGCACATCGTCGTGCTCATGCAGGAGAACCGTTCCTTCGACCACTACTTCGGTGCGCTGCGCGGTGTCCGCGGCTTCGGCGACCCGCGCCCGGTGACCCTGCCCAGCGGCAAGTCCGTCTGGCACCAGTCCGACGGCACGAAGGAGACGCTGCCCTTCCGGCCGCCGTCCGAGGACCTGGGCATGGAATTCCTCCAGGGCCTCAACCACGACTGGGCGGGCGGCCAGAGCGCCTTCAACAAGGGCAGGTACGACAACTGGGTCCCCGCCAAGACGGCCACCACGATGGCCCACCTGACCCGCCAGGACATCCCCTTCCACTACGCCCTCGCGGACGCGTTCACCATCTGCGACGCCTACCACTGCTCGTTCATCGGCTCCACCGACCCCAACCGCTACTACCTCTGGTCGGGCCACACCGGCAACGACGGCAAGGGCGGCGGCCCGGTCCTCAACAACGCCGAAGCCGGGTACGGCTGGACCACCTACCCGGAACGACTGGAGGCGGCCGGAGTCTCCTGGAAGGTCTACCAGGACATCGGCGACGGCCTCGACGCCGCCGGCTCCTGGGGCTGGATCGACGATGCCTACCGCGGGAACTACGGCGACAACTCGCTGCTGTACTTCAACACCTACCGGGACGCCCAACCCGGCAGCGCCCTGCACGAGAAGGCCCGTACGGGCACCAACGCGGCCGCCGGCGAAGGCTACTTCGACAAGCTGCGCGCGGACGTCGTCGGCGGCACCCTCCCGCAGATCTCCTGGATAGCCGCTCCCGAAGCCTTCAGCGAGCACTCCAACTGGCCCTCCAACTACGGCGCCTGGTACATCTCCCAGGTCCTGGACGCGCTCACCGCCGACCCCGATGTGTGGGCGAAGACGGCCCTCTTCATCACCTACGACGAGAACGACGGCTTCTTCGACCACGTCGTCCCGCCGTACGCCCCCGCCAGCGCGGCCCAGGGCCTGTCGACCACGCCCACCGCCCTGGACGTCTTCCCCGGCAAGGCTGGTTACGTGGCCGGACCCTACGGCCTGGGCCCGCGCGTGCCGATGCTCGTCGTCTCCCCCTGGAGCACCGGCGGCTACGCCTGCTCCGAGACCTTCGACCACACCTCGGTCATCCGCTTCATGGAGCAGCGCTTCGGCGTCCACGAGCCCAACATCTCGCCCTGGCGCCGCGCCGTCTGCGGCGACCTCACCTCCGCCTTCGACTTCGCCCGCAAGGACACCGCCCAGGCCCCGCTGCCCGACACCGACGGCTGGTACCCGCCGGACCGCGAGCGCCACCCCGACTTCCGGGCCACCCCGCCGTCCCAAGGGGTCATGCCGCGCCAGGAGAAGGGCCCGCGCCGCACGCGCGCGCTCAAGTACGCCCCGTACGTGGACGGCTCCGCGCTCGTCTCCGAGGGCAAGTTCCGGCTGACCTTCAGCGGCGGCCCGGAGCTGGGCGCGCAGTTCTACGTCACCTCCGGCAACCGCACCGACGCGCCCTGGACCTACACCACCGAGGCCGGCAAGTCGATCGCGGACACCTGGAACACCGCCTACTCGGCCGGGTCCACCGACCTAACCGTGCACGGCCCGAACGGCTTCCTGCGCGCCTTCCGCAACCCCGGCACCACCCCCGGCCCCGAGGTCACCGCCCGCCATGACGCCGCGACGGGGAACCTGGACCTCGCCTTGACCAACGCCGGCGCCACCACCGTCACCCTGACGCTCACCAACGCCTACGGCGGCGGCCCGAAGCGCCTCAAGGTCCCCAAGGGCGCCACCGTCAGGCACACGGTCTCCCTGAAGAACACCCGTCGCTGGTACGACGTGACCGTCACCGCGTCCGGCACCCCGGGCTTCCTGCGCCGCTTCGCCGGCACGGTGGAAACCGGCCGCACGGGCCTGTCCGACCCGGCGATCCTGACGGAACGCTCCTCCTGA